From the Aquitalea magnusonii genome, one window contains:
- a CDS encoding CZB domain-containing protein: MNLEDALLLHFEMKLELRMAMLEGRKLDCAQIADACSCELGRWLQEEGRTNCAQYAAYLQLVENHRQFHLEAARVAELINQGQFDAASEALAVGPSRYSQLSSAVGSGIAELRKRLFQQFSH, translated from the coding sequence ATGAATCTAGAAGATGCCCTGCTGCTGCATTTTGAAATGAAATTGGAGCTGCGCATGGCCATGCTGGAAGGCAGGAAGCTGGACTGCGCGCAGATTGCCGATGCCTGTAGCTGTGAGCTGGGCCGCTGGCTGCAAGAGGAGGGCCGGACCAATTGTGCCCAGTATGCTGCCTACCTGCAGTTGGTGGAAAACCACCGCCAATTCCATCTGGAAGCCGCACGCGTGGCTGAATTGATCAACCAGGGGCAGTTCGATGCCGCCAGCGAAGCGCTGGCGGTGGGTCCATCGCGCTACAGCCAGTTGTCGTCTGCGGTAGGCAGCGGCATTGCCGAATTGCGCAAGCGGCTGTTCCAGCAATTCAGCCACTAA
- a CDS encoding helix-turn-helix transcriptional regulator, producing MRRADRLLQILHLLRGRRRTTAAQLAAWLEVSIRTVYRDMADLLSSGAPVNGEAGEGYWLEQGFSPPPLSFSADELAALEVGARMLAGWADPATANAAASALAKIHAVLGSAGLIPAPLFVPQHHNYPCERLTALRDAILQRQAVAITYRDEQGQGSQRSVLPLGLFFWGDRWTLAAWCLLRQDYRHFRIDRLQHWQNTDAPWPEQVSLDRFMQAANAGEANRQQLLRATSQSWHRE from the coding sequence ATGCGCCGCGCCGACCGTCTATTACAAATCCTGCACCTGCTGCGCGGTCGCCGCCGCACCACGGCAGCGCAGTTGGCCGCGTGGCTGGAAGTATCGATACGCACCGTCTACCGCGACATGGCCGACTTGCTCTCTAGCGGTGCGCCGGTCAATGGCGAGGCAGGCGAGGGCTACTGGCTGGAGCAGGGCTTTAGCCCACCGCCATTGAGTTTTTCTGCCGACGAACTGGCTGCGCTGGAGGTGGGTGCGCGCATGCTGGCCGGCTGGGCCGACCCGGCCACCGCCAATGCGGCAGCCAGCGCACTGGCCAAGATTCACGCCGTGCTGGGCTCCGCCGGACTGATACCGGCACCGCTGTTTGTACCGCAACATCACAATTACCCCTGTGAACGCCTGACAGCACTGCGGGATGCCATTTTGCAGCGGCAGGCCGTGGCCATCACTTATCGCGATGAACAAGGGCAGGGCAGTCAACGCAGTGTCTTGCCGCTGGGCCTGTTTTTCTGGGGGGATCGCTGGACGCTGGCGGCTTGGTGCCTGCTGCGGCAAGACTACCGGCATTTCCGCATCGACCGCCTGCAGCACTGGCAGAACACCGATGCTCCATGGCCAGAGCAAGTCTCGCTGGATCGCTTTATGCAGGCGGCAAATGCTGGCGAAGCCAACCGGCAGCAGTTGCTGCGCGCCACCAGCCAATCCTGGCACCGCGAATAA
- a CDS encoding VOC family protein, whose translation MKFAYTIVYVADVAGSLAFFETAFGFSRRFLTPEGDYGELDTGDTTLSFASKALALGNHPQGFRFADEGALPLGVEIALATDDVMAAHQAALAAGASELAAPQVKPWGQTVSFLRCPDGMLLELCSPVSP comes from the coding sequence ATGAAATTTGCCTACACCATTGTTTATGTGGCGGATGTTGCCGGCTCGCTGGCCTTTTTTGAAACGGCATTCGGCTTCTCGCGCCGCTTTCTCACCCCGGAAGGCGACTATGGCGAGCTGGACACCGGCGACACCACCCTGTCCTTTGCCAGCAAGGCGCTGGCGCTGGGCAATCATCCGCAGGGTTTTCGCTTTGCCGATGAAGGCGCACTGCCGCTGGGAGTGGAAATCGCCCTGGCTACTGATGACGTGATGGCAGCACACCAGGCCGCACTGGCTGCCGGTGCCAGCGAACTAGCGGCACCACAGGTAAAACCCTGGGGCCAGACGGTATCTTTCCTGCGTTGCCCGGATGGCATGCTGCTGGAGTTATGCAGCCCGGTAAGCCCCTGA
- a CDS encoding VOC family protein gives MSLIHWFEIPAANFDRAVAFYQQVFQLQLKLEFCLVSQEKIAVFPDSSGCIMASPRLPAAGQGCRIYLDGGPDLAATLERVKMAGGKVLQAITTLEDGNGDIALLEDSEGNIIGLHLEP, from the coding sequence ATGTCGCTGATTCACTGGTTTGAAATCCCCGCCGCCAATTTTGACCGTGCGGTTGCCTTTTATCAGCAGGTGTTCCAGTTGCAGTTAAAACTGGAGTTCTGCCTGGTATCGCAGGAAAAAATCGCGGTATTCCCCGACAGCTCCGGCTGCATCATGGCCAGCCCGCGCCTGCCGGCAGCCGGCCAGGGCTGCCGTATTTATCTGGATGGCGGACCGGATCTGGCGGCTACCTTGGAGCGGGTAAAAATGGCGGGCGGCAAGGTGCTGCAAGCCATCACCACGCTAGAAGATGGCAATGGCGATATCGCGCTGCTGGAAGACAGCGAGGGCAATATCATCGGCCTGCATCTGGAACCCTGA